One Paenibacillus sp. FSL H7-0737 DNA segment encodes these proteins:
- the pgmB gene encoding beta-phosphoglucomutase, with protein sequence MTEIKACLFDLDGVIVDTAKYHYIAWKELADGLGFLFTEQDNERLKGVSRTASLNILLEIGGLTIDEEEKAKLAEQKNNRYVEYIAKMDSSEILPGALDFLKECRENGIKVALGSASKNAMTILNNTGLTPYFDAIIDGTHTSAAKPDPEVFLLGAKALGADPKHCVVFEDAEAGIEAASRAGMFSVGIGSPETLNAANIVVPSLAHMSVSQLKKSFA encoded by the coding sequence ATGACGGAAATTAAAGCCTGCTTGTTCGATTTGGATGGTGTTATCGTTGATACTGCCAAATACCATTATATCGCATGGAAAGAGCTTGCAGATGGATTAGGGTTTCTCTTCACAGAACAAGATAACGAACGCCTTAAAGGAGTTAGCAGAACTGCCTCGCTAAATATTTTGCTGGAAATCGGCGGACTAACTATCGATGAAGAAGAGAAAGCTAAGCTTGCGGAACAGAAGAATAATCGATATGTCGAATATATTGCGAAAATGGACAGCTCAGAGATTTTGCCAGGTGCGCTTGATTTTCTGAAAGAGTGCCGTGAGAATGGCATCAAAGTTGCCCTCGGGTCTGCTAGTAAGAACGCAATGACGATATTAAATAATACCGGATTGACCCCTTACTTTGATGCAATCATCGATGGCACACACACAAGTGCTGCTAAACCTGATCCGGAAGTTTTTCTTTTAGGAGCTAAAGCACTTGGCGCTGATCCTAAACACTGTGTTGTCTTCGAAGATGCAGAAGCAGGAATTGAAGCTGCGTCGCGTGCTGGAATGTTCAGCGTTGGTATTGGTTCACCGGAAACGCTCAATGCGGCGAATATCGTTGTTCCATCGCTCGCTCATATGAGTGTGTCACAACTCAAAAAATCTTTTGCTTAA